From the Phragmitibacter flavus genome, the window CCGCTTTGACGATTTCGTAAAAGCTGCCGCTCTCAAGGCTGGCACCACCCACCAACGCCCCATCCACATCCGGCTGTGAAATCAGCTCATCCATGTTGGAAGGCTTGACGCTGCCGCCGTATTGAATACGCACCTTGTTGGCCGTGTCCTGATCAAACATCGACGCCAGCACGCTGCGAATAAACGCATGGGCTTCCTGTGCCTGCTCCGGAGATGCCGTTCGACCCGTGCCAATCGCCCAGACCGGCTCATAGGCCACCACCACATCCATCAAACGACGTGATCCCACCGTCGCCAAACTCTCGCGCATCTGCGATTCGAGCACCTCATTGATCCGGCCCGCATCGCGCTCTTCCAAAGTCTCACCCACGCAAACGATTGGATGCAAACGTGCCTCCAAAGCCGCGAGCACCTTCGCGTTCACCATCTGGCTCGTCTCGCCAAAAATTGCCCGGCGCTCGCTGTGACCAAGGATCACGTGGCGCACGCCCACTTCCTTCAGCATCATCGCGTTGATCTCGCCCGTGTAGGCACCGCTCGGATACTGACTCATGTTCTGCGCTCCCAATTCGACAATTTCCGTGCGCACGTTGTGCATCAACTCATGCGCCTTTGGCAGAGACACAAACGGTGGGGTCACCACGATCTGGATCGGACATTTCTCTGGAATCAACCGCAGGAACGACCGCAGGAACTGCTCCGTTTCCGTCGGTGTATTGTTCATTTTCCAGTTGGCGGCGACGATAGGTTTGCGGAACACGGGAGGCATGGGAGTGCGAGTGGAGGTTCGATTAAATGATGCGTGTGAGTTGAGAAAAGTCTGGGGGACTGCAAAAAAGCGGGGTCACTTGTCCTGAAGTGCAGCGACACCCGGAAGCTCTTTGCCTTCCAAAAGTTCGAGGCTCGCGCCACCACCGGTGGAAATGAAGGTCACCTTGTCCGAGACACCAGCTTTCTTGACTGCTTTCACACTGTCGCCACCACCAATGATGGTCTTGGCAGCCTGATTCGCAGCGATTGCTTCCGCCACGTCAAAAGTGCCTTTGGAACTTTCCTTGATCTCAAAAACGCCCATCGGGCCGTTCCAGATCACCGTTTTTGCCTTGGCAATTTCATCAGAGAAAAGTTTTACTGTCTCTGGACCGATGTCGACCCCTTCCCAGTCATCAGGGATGCTCTCACCGGGCGAAGTGAACTTCGTGTTGCCCAGCTTCTTCGCATCAAAATCAAATGCATCGGTGATCATCGAATCCACCGGAATCAACAACTTCACCCCACGCTCCTTCGCCTTGTCCAATGCCGCCTGGGCAATCGGCTCCCAATCCGGCTTGTAAAGGCTCTTGCCGATGGAAATGCCATTCACGATCTTCATGAACGTGTAAGCCATGCCGCCACCGATGATCACCGTATCCGCTTTTTCCAGCAGACGATTGATCACCGCAATCTTGTCATTCACCTTCGCACCACCAAGAATTACCACAAACGGACGCTCCGGGTTCTCCAGTTCATCGTGCAAATAGGCAAGCTCGCTCTCCATCAGCAAACCAGAAACCGCCGGCAGGTAATCCGCCACACCAGCCGTTGAGCTGTGCGCACGGTGCGCAGAACCAAACGCATCATTCACAAAAATCTCCGCCAAGTCAGCCATACCCTTCGCCAGTTCGGCGTCGTTCTTCTCCTCACCTGCGTGGAAACGCGTGTTCTCCAACAGCAGAATCTCTCCATCCTTCAGTGCCAGCGCCTTCTCTTTGGCCGATTCACCCACGCAATCATCCGCAAAAGCCACCGGACGACCAATCAACTCTTCGAGTCTTGCCGCCACCGGCTTCAACGACTGCTTGGGATCAGGCTTGCCCTTCGGACGACCCAAATGACTCGCCAAAATCACCCGCGCTCCCTTTTCCAGAAGATAGTTCAGCGTCGTGAGCGTCCCCTTGATCCGCGTGTCATCCGTGATCACCATCGTTCCATCCTTGTCATCAAGAGGAACATTAAAATCCACGCGCACGAGGCAGCGTTTACCAGTCACGTCGATGTCGCGGATGCTCTTTTTTGGCATATCAATAAATTCTGTGTTGGGAGTGCAAGATTCGGGCCGAACCCGGGGCCGATTTCATAAAAGGGACTGCCCCTCTCGTCAAGAAGTGTCGCCCACATCCCGCACGATTCAGCAGATAAGTGCACCAACCGACCGCTTTTCGTCTCATTCCCCTGTCGTAAATCTCGGATCTTTCGAAGAAAACGGAGCCTGCTCCCCCAACCAAACCGGGTAAACCGCCCGGTGCGCCTTCATCATTTCCTCCAGCAAACCTTTCCACGGACGGTCCACCACACTGATCAATCCCGTGTTCGCCCGTTCCCCGTCAAACCCCGAAAACCACCGTCCCGTCACCGACTGATCCACCATCGTG encodes:
- the tpiA gene encoding triose-phosphate isomerase is translated as MPPVFRKPIVAANWKMNNTPTETEQFLRSFLRLIPEKCPIQIVVTPPFVSLPKAHELMHNVRTEIVELGAQNMSQYPSGAYTGEINAMMLKEVGVRHVILGHSERRAIFGETSQMVNAKVLAALEARLHPIVCVGETLEERDAGRINEVLESQMRESLATVGSRRLMDVVVAYEPVWAIGTGRTASPEQAQEAHAFIRSVLASMFDQDTANKVRIQYGGSVKPSNMDELISQPDVDGALVGGASLESGSFYEIVKAVINYVNDNNKPG
- a CDS encoding phosphoglycerate kinase, with the protein product MPKKSIRDIDVTGKRCLVRVDFNVPLDDKDGTMVITDDTRIKGTLTTLNYLLEKGARVILASHLGRPKGKPDPKQSLKPVAARLEELIGRPVAFADDCVGESAKEKALALKDGEILLLENTRFHAGEEKNDAELAKGMADLAEIFVNDAFGSAHRAHSSTAGVADYLPAVSGLLMESELAYLHDELENPERPFVVILGGAKVNDKIAVINRLLEKADTVIIGGGMAYTFMKIVNGISIGKSLYKPDWEPIAQAALDKAKERGVKLLIPVDSMITDAFDFDAKKLGNTKFTSPGESIPDDWEGVDIGPETVKLFSDEIAKAKTVIWNGPMGVFEIKESSKGTFDVAEAIAANQAAKTIIGGGDSVKAVKKAGVSDKVTFISTGGGASLELLEGKELPGVAALQDK